The Medicago truncatula cultivar Jemalong A17 chromosome 4, MtrunA17r5.0-ANR, whole genome shotgun sequence genome includes a region encoding these proteins:
- the LOC11408747 gene encoding aquaporin TIP1-1: protein MPISRIAIGNPSEFGKADALKAALAEFISMLIFVFAGEGSGMAYNKLTNNGAATPAGLVAASLSHAFALFVAVSVGANISGGHVNPAVTFGAFIGGHITLIRGLLYWIAQLLGSVVACLLLKIATGGLETSAFSLSSGVGATNALVFEIVMTFGLVYTVYATAVDPKNGSLGTIAPIAIGFIVGANILAGGAFDGASMNPAVSFGPAVVSWTWANHWVYWVGPLIGSAIAAVVYETFFITPSSYEQLPVTDY, encoded by the exons atgcCGATTTCTAGAATTGCAATTGGAAATCCTTCTGAGTTTGGCAAAGCTGATGCACTTAAGGCTGCACTTGCTGAGTTCATTTCAATGCTCATTTTTGTCTTTGCAGGGGAAGGCTCTGGCATGGCATATA ATAAGCTTACAAACAATGGTGCAGCAACACCAGCAGGGTTGGTAGCTGCATCACTATCACATGCATTTGCACTTTTTGTTGCTGTCTCTGTTGGTGCTAACATTTCTGGTGGACATGTCAACCCTGCTGTCACTTTTGGTGCATTCATTGGTGGACACATTACACTCATTAGAGGCCTTTTGTATTGGATTGCTCAGTTGCTTGGTTCTGTTGTTGCTTGCTTGCTCCTTAAAATTGCCACTGGTGGACTG GAAACATCTGCATTCTCATTGTCTTCTGGTGTGGGAGCAACAAATGCACTTGTGTTTGAGATTGTGATGACTTTTGGTTTGGTTTACACAGTGTATGCTACTGCAGTAGACCCAAAAAATGGTAGCCTAGGAACAATTGCTCCAATTGCAATTGGTTTCATAGTTGGAGCTAACATCTTAGCAGGTGGTGCATTTGATGGTGCATCCATGAACCCAGCAGTTTCTTTTGGGCCTGCTGTTGTTAGCTGGACATGGGCTAATCATTGGGTCTATTGGGTCGGCCCGTTGATCGGTTCTGCTATTGCTGCAGTCGTTTACGAGACTTTCTTTATCACCCCTAGCTCTTATGAACAGTTACCTGTCACGGATTATTAA
- the LOC11414413 gene encoding transcription factor MYB59 isoform X1 yields the protein MFFCFSHFVVGLSRSGKSCRLRWVNYLHPDLKRGKMTPQEERLVMELHSKWGNRWSRIARKLPGRTDNEIKNYWRTHMRKKRAQEKKHATPSISSSPDQSSSCQSSHFSNSNHGVDSHASNKESEEENYQVQEIEQGYSMDDIWKDIAMSEDDINVLQPDFDGTSEENSNNLSCPIMPSTSSWDYSYLDPLWVMDEEESKMLFPPIGDQYFSFYDQQGNTFLTG from the exons ATGTTTTTCTGTTTCTCACACTTTGTTGTAGGTTTGAGTAGATCAGGTAAGAGTTGCAGGTTACGTTGGGTTAATTATCTTCACCCTGATCTCAAACGTGGCAAGatgacaccacaagaagaaagactTGTTATGGAACTTCACTCTAAATGGGGAAATAG ATGGTCAAGAATTGCTAGAAAACTACCTGGAAGAACAGACAATGAGATTAAGAATTACTGGAGGACACACATGAGAAAAAAGAGGGCACAAGAGAAAAAACACGCAACACCTTCGATTTCATCATCACCTGATCAATCTTCTAGTTGTCAATCCTCACATTTCTCAAATAGTAACCATGGTGTGGATTCACATGCTTCCAACAAAGAGTCTGAAGAAGAAAATTACCAAGTCCAAGAAATTGAACAAGGGTACTCAATGGATGATATATGGAAAGATATTGCTATGTCTGAAGATGACATCAATGTTCTTCAACCTGATTTTGATGGAACTAGTGAAGAGAATAGCAATAATTTATCTTGTCCTATAATGCCTTCTACATCATCATGGGATTATTCATATTTAGATCCATTGTGGGTGATGGATGAAGAAGAAAGCAAGATGTTATTCCCTCCTATTGGTGACCAATATTTTTCCTTCTATGATCAACAAGGGAACACATTTCTAACTGGTTAA
- the LOC11414413 gene encoding transcription factor MYB59 isoform X2: MTPQEERLVMELHSKWGNRWSRIARKLPGRTDNEIKNYWRTHMRKKRAQEKKHATPSISSSPDQSSSCQSSHFSNSNHGVDSHASNKESEEENYQVQEIEQGYSMDDIWKDIAMSEDDINVLQPDFDGTSEENSNNLSCPIMPSTSSWDYSYLDPLWVMDEEESKMLFPPIGDQYFSFYDQQGNTFLTG, translated from the exons atgacaccacaagaagaaagactTGTTATGGAACTTCACTCTAAATGGGGAAATAG ATGGTCAAGAATTGCTAGAAAACTACCTGGAAGAACAGACAATGAGATTAAGAATTACTGGAGGACACACATGAGAAAAAAGAGGGCACAAGAGAAAAAACACGCAACACCTTCGATTTCATCATCACCTGATCAATCTTCTAGTTGTCAATCCTCACATTTCTCAAATAGTAACCATGGTGTGGATTCACATGCTTCCAACAAAGAGTCTGAAGAAGAAAATTACCAAGTCCAAGAAATTGAACAAGGGTACTCAATGGATGATATATGGAAAGATATTGCTATGTCTGAAGATGACATCAATGTTCTTCAACCTGATTTTGATGGAACTAGTGAAGAGAATAGCAATAATTTATCTTGTCCTATAATGCCTTCTACATCATCATGGGATTATTCATATTTAGATCCATTGTGGGTGATGGATGAAGAAGAAAGCAAGATGTTATTCCCTCCTATTGGTGACCAATATTTTTCCTTCTATGATCAACAAGGGAACACATTTCTAACTGGTTAA
- the LOC11408748 gene encoding protein UPSTREAM OF FLC isoform X2 yields the protein MSVTSSSRGRPGTRETSPERTKVWTEPKPKTPRKVSVVYYLSRNGHLEHPHFMEVPLSSPHGLYLKDVIIRLNLLRGKGMPTMYSWSSKRSYKNGFVWHDLTESDFIYPTQGHDYILKGSEILEHETTARPPLEEESDSPVVITRRRNQSWSSIDLNEYRVYKSEPLGENIAADASTQTEEKRRRRRVLREEDEEQEEEEKEKNDEIENEGETENQNQSTELSREEISPPPSDSSPETLGTLMKVDGRLGLRSVPKENPTVESCPSGRMRASSVLLQLLSCGAVSFKEGSGASSGKDQRFSLVGHYKSRLPRGGGNHVGKEVGTLVEIPDLNRVRLEDKEYFSGSLIETKKVEAPAFKRSSSYNADSSRLQIMEHEGDMVRAKCIPRKSKTLLTKKEEGTSSSMDSVSRSQHGSKRFEGQQ from the exons ATGTCGGTGACTTCAAGCTCTAGAGGAAGACCAGGTACCAGAGAAACTAGCCCAGAGAGAACCAAAGTTTGGACTGAACCCAAACCCAAAACACCCAGAAAAGTCTCTGTAGTTTACTACCTCTCACGTAATGGCCACCTTGAACACCCCCATTTCATGGAAGTCCCTCTCTCTTCACCCCATGGTCTCTACCTCAAAG ATGTAATCATTCGTTTGAACCTTCTCCGTGGGAAAGGAATGCCAACTATGTACTCCTGGTCCTCTAAACG GAGTTACAAGAACGGTTTCGTTTGGCACGATTTAACAGAGAGCGATTTCATCTACCCAACGCAAGGGCATGACTACATTCTCAAAGGATCTGAGATTCTCGAACATGAAACCACCGCTCGACCACCGTTGGAGGAAGAATCTGATTCTCCGGTGGTGATTACACGGCGGCGCAACCAGTCATGGAGCTCCATCGACTTAAATGAGTATCGAGTTTATAAGTCCGAGCCGTTGGGTGAAAACATCGCCGCCGACGCGTCGACGCAGACGGAGGAGAAACGGAGACGGAGAAGAGTTctgagggaagaagatgaagaacaagaagaagaagaaaaagagaagaatgatgaaattgaaaacGAAGGTGAAACAGAGAATCAAAATCAGAGTACGGAGCTAAGCAGGGAAGAGATTTCACCTCCGCCGTCAGATTCAAGTCCAGAAACACTGGGAACATTAATGAAAGTAGATGGACGGCTGGGATTACGATCTGTTCCTAAAGAGAATCCAACGGTTGAGAGTTGTCCAAGTGGAAGGATGAGAGCTTCATCGGTACTGTTGCAGTTGTTATCGTGCGGTGCAGTGTCTTTCAAGGAAGGGAGTGGGGCCAGTTCTGGTAAAGATCAACGGTTCTCGTTGGTTGGGCACTATAAGTCTAGACTACCCCGGGGAGGAGGAAATCATGTGGGAAAAGAAGTGGGGACATTGGTGGAAATTCCGGATTTGAATAGGGTAAGATTGGAAGATAAAGAGTACTTCAGTGGGAGTTTGATTGAAACCAAAAAAGTTGAAGCTCCTGCTTTCAAGAGGTCCTCTTCTTACAATGCAGATAG TTCCCGGTTGCAGATCATGGAGCATGAAGGAGATATGGTGCGAGCAAAGTGCATACCAAGGAAATCCAAGACACTGCTAACGAAGAAAGAAGAAGGTACTTCAAGTTCCATGGATAGTGTTAGCCGTAGCCAACATGGAAGCAAAAGATTTGAGGGACAACAATAA
- the LOC11408748 gene encoding protein UPSTREAM OF FLC isoform X1, with protein sequence MSVTSSSRGRPGTRETSPERTKVWTEPKPKTPRKVSVVYYLSRNGHLEHPHFMEVPLSSPHGLYLKDVIIRLNLLRGKGMPTMYSWSSKRSYKNGFVWHDLTESDFIYPTQGHDYILKGSEILEHETTARPPLEEESDSPVVITRRRNQSWSSIDLNEYRVYKSEPLGENIAADASTQTEEKRRRRRVLREEDEEQEEEEKEKNDEIENEGETENQNQSTELSREEISPPPSDSSPETLGTLMKVDGRLGLRSVPKENPTVESCPSGRMRASSVLLQLLSCGAVSFKEGSGASSGKDQRFSLVGHYKSRLPRGGGNHVGKEVGTLVEIPDLNRVRLEDKEYFSGSLIETKKVEAPAFKRSSSYNADSSSRLQIMEHEGDMVRAKCIPRKSKTLLTKKEEGTSSSMDSVSRSQHGSKRFEGQQ encoded by the exons ATGTCGGTGACTTCAAGCTCTAGAGGAAGACCAGGTACCAGAGAAACTAGCCCAGAGAGAACCAAAGTTTGGACTGAACCCAAACCCAAAACACCCAGAAAAGTCTCTGTAGTTTACTACCTCTCACGTAATGGCCACCTTGAACACCCCCATTTCATGGAAGTCCCTCTCTCTTCACCCCATGGTCTCTACCTCAAAG ATGTAATCATTCGTTTGAACCTTCTCCGTGGGAAAGGAATGCCAACTATGTACTCCTGGTCCTCTAAACG GAGTTACAAGAACGGTTTCGTTTGGCACGATTTAACAGAGAGCGATTTCATCTACCCAACGCAAGGGCATGACTACATTCTCAAAGGATCTGAGATTCTCGAACATGAAACCACCGCTCGACCACCGTTGGAGGAAGAATCTGATTCTCCGGTGGTGATTACACGGCGGCGCAACCAGTCATGGAGCTCCATCGACTTAAATGAGTATCGAGTTTATAAGTCCGAGCCGTTGGGTGAAAACATCGCCGCCGACGCGTCGACGCAGACGGAGGAGAAACGGAGACGGAGAAGAGTTctgagggaagaagatgaagaacaagaagaagaagaaaaagagaagaatgatgaaattgaaaacGAAGGTGAAACAGAGAATCAAAATCAGAGTACGGAGCTAAGCAGGGAAGAGATTTCACCTCCGCCGTCAGATTCAAGTCCAGAAACACTGGGAACATTAATGAAAGTAGATGGACGGCTGGGATTACGATCTGTTCCTAAAGAGAATCCAACGGTTGAGAGTTGTCCAAGTGGAAGGATGAGAGCTTCATCGGTACTGTTGCAGTTGTTATCGTGCGGTGCAGTGTCTTTCAAGGAAGGGAGTGGGGCCAGTTCTGGTAAAGATCAACGGTTCTCGTTGGTTGGGCACTATAAGTCTAGACTACCCCGGGGAGGAGGAAATCATGTGGGAAAAGAAGTGGGGACATTGGTGGAAATTCCGGATTTGAATAGGGTAAGATTGGAAGATAAAGAGTACTTCAGTGGGAGTTTGATTGAAACCAAAAAAGTTGAAGCTCCTGCTTTCAAGAGGTCCTCTTCTTACAATGCAGATAG CAGTTCCCGGTTGCAGATCATGGAGCATGAAGGAGATATGGTGCGAGCAAAGTGCATACCAAGGAAATCCAAGACACTGCTAACGAAGAAAGAAGAAGGTACTTCAAGTTCCATGGATAGTGTTAGCCGTAGCCAACATGGAAGCAAAAGATTTGAGGGACAACAATAA
- the LOC11410178 gene encoding uncharacterized protein: MSLQNKGFWMVKGSGHVSDREPAFDNPSKIEPKRPHQWLIDATEGDFLPNKKQAIEDANERSSSGFSNVNFTPWENNHNFHSDPSHQNQLIDRLFGSETRPVNFTEKNTYVSGDGSDVRSKMIANHYGDGASFGLSISHSTEDSEPCMNFGGIKKVKVNQVNPSDVQAPEQHNFDRQSTGDLHHVYHGEVETRSGSIGLAYGSGDARIRPFGTPYGKVDNTVLSIAESYNKDETNIISFGGFPDERGVISVGRAATDYEQLYNQSSVHVSTTAHEKELEASNSDVVASTPLVTTKKPESVSKNKQDIKSTRKESPNTFPTNVRSLISTGMLDGVPVKYVSVAREELRGIIKGTTYLCGCQSCNYAKGLNAFEFEKHAGCKSKHPNNHIYFENGKTIYQIVQELRSTPESSLFDTIQTIFGAPINQKAFRIWKESFQAATRELQRIYGNEKRNL; this comes from the exons ATG TCTTTACAAAACAAGGGATTCTGGATGGTCAAAGGATCTGGGCATGTTAGTGACAGAGAGCCGGCATTTGATAATCCTTccaaaattgaaccaaaacgACCTCATCAATGGTTAATTGATGCAACTGAAGGGGATTTTTTGCCAAACAAGAAGCAAGCAATAGAAGATGCAAATGAAAGATCTAGTTCAGGATTTTCAAATGTAAATTTTACTCCATGGGagaacaatcacaattttcattCAGACCCAAGccaccaaaatcaattaattgatCGATTATTTGGGTCTGAAACCAGGCCTGTCAATTTCACTGAAAAAAATACCTACGTTTCGGGCGATGGTTCTGATGTGAGATCAAAGATGATCGCCAATCATTATGGAGATGGTGCATCTTTTGGCTTGTCTATATCTCATTCTACTGAAGATTCTGAACCATGTATGAATTTTGGGGGAATCAAGAAAGTCAAAGTAAATCAGGTTAATCCTAGTGATGTGCAAGCTCCAGAGCAACATAATTTTGACAGGCAGAGTACGGGTGATCTACATCATGTCTATCATGGGGAAGTTGAGACGAGATCTGGATCAATAGGACTTGCCTATGGCAGTGGGGATGCCCGTATCAGACCGTTTGGCACCCCTTATGGCAAAGTAGATAACACAGTCCTATCCATTGCTGAATCTTATAATAAAGACGAGActaatataatttcttttggtGGGTTCCCAGATGAACGGGGTGTTATCTCTGTGGGCAGGGCTGCCACAGACTATGAACAGTTATATAATCAATCATCAGTTCATGTGTCAACAACAGCTCATGAGAAAGAGTTGGAGGCATCAAATTCTGATGTAGTTGCAAGTACTCCTTTGGTGACAACAAAAAAACCTGAATCTGTGTCCAAGAATAAACAAGATATCAAATCAACAAGGAAAGAATCTCCAAACACCTTCCCTACTAATGTCAGGAGCTTGATATCTACTGGTATGCTAGATGGTGTTCCTGTGAAGTATGTCTCGGTGGCGCGGGAG GAACTTCGTGGAATTATAAAAGGAACTACCTATCTTTGTGGGTGTCAGTCATGTAACTATGCCAAG GGTCTGAATGCTTTCGAGTTTGAAAAGCATGCTGGTTGCAAATCAAAACATCCAAACAATCACATTTATTTTGAGAATGGGAAGACCATTTATCAAATAGTACAGGAATTGAGGAGTACCCCTGAAAGTTCATTGTTTGACACAATCCAAACAATTTTTGGTGCACCAATAAATCAGAAAGCATTTCGCATTTGGAAAG AATCATTTCAAGCAGCAACACGCGAGCTTCAACGGATTTATGGAAATGAAAAACGTAACCTCTAA